ATCCACAACAACAAAAGATGTAAATGATGGTGCAACCTATCTTTCTATTATGAAAAAGAATTTAGAGGTATTGAAGGAAGCACTAAACTAAGGAGGACATTATGGCACAAATCACCTGCCAAAATATTACACTGGGATATGAAGGGCACGCAGTCGCAAGAGATATTAGTTTTACTGTAAATTCGGGCGATTATCTTTGTATTGTTGGAGAAAATGGCTCTGGAAAATCGACATTGATGAAAACAATCCTTGGACTTTTGCCACCACTTGCTGGAAAGATTCTGACAGGTGATCACTTAAAGCAGACAGAGATTGGATATTTGCCACAGCAAACGGAGGTGCAAAGGGATTTTCCCGCCTCGGTGGCAGAAATTGTTTTGTCAGGCTGTCAGGGAAGAATGGGACTTCGACCATTCTATGGGGCAAAGGAAAAGGAATTGGCAGAAAAGAATATGGATCGAATGCGGATTCGAGAATTTTCTAAGAGATGCTACCGAGAATTGTCGGGTGGTCAACAGCAACGAGTGCTCCTTGCGAGGGCATTGTGTGCGACACAGAAGTGTTTGCTTTTGGATGAACCTGTGTCGGGGCTTGATCCGAAGGTCACAGCAGAGATGTATGCGACAATAGAAGAATTAAATAAAGAGGGGACGACGATTATTATGATATCTCATGATATTTCAGCCGCTGTGCGATATGCCAGTCATATTTTGCACATCAGTCAAAATATTTTCTTTGGGACAAGAGAAGAATATCTAAAAAGTCCAGCAGGAAGAATCTTTCTGGAGCAAGAAGGTGGTGAAAGATCATGAATATAGTTGAGAAGTTATTTCTCTATTTGAATTATCCATTTGTGCAATATGCCTTGATTGTTGGTGTTTTGATTGCACTTTGCTCCTCTTTGTTGGGGGTAACCTTGGTATTAAAACGATTTTCTTTTATTGGTGATGGCTTGTCCCATGTTTCTTTTGGAGCCTTGGCAATTGCTTCGATTTTAAATTTGACGGACAAGATGATGTTAGTGTTGCCCATTACCATTATTTGTGCCATATTACTGCTTCGGACGGGGCAGAATACAAAGATCAAGGGCGATGCGGCCATTGCAATGATTTCTGTGGGGGCCTTGGCCTTTGGATATTTATTGATGAATTTGTTTGCAAAATCCTCAAATCTTTCGGGCGATGTGTGTAGCACATTGTTTGGTTCGACATCCATTCTCACTCTGAGTAAGGGAGAAGTGTGGATATGCACCATTTTGTCCATTATTGTGTTGTTGATTTTTATTTTCTTTTATCA
This region of Lachnospiraceae bacterium oral taxon 096 genomic DNA includes:
- a CDS encoding metal ABC transporter ATP-binding protein, which produces MAQITCQNITLGYEGHAVARDISFTVNSGDYLCIVGENGSGKSTLMKTILGLLPPLAGKILTGDHLKQTEIGYLPQQTEVQRDFPASVAEIVLSGCQGRMGLRPFYGAKEKELAEKNMDRMRIREFSKRCYRELSGGQQQRVLLARALCATQKCLLLDEPVSGLDPKVTAEMYATIEELNKEGTTIIMISHDISAAVRYASHILHISQNIFFGTREEYLKSPAGRIFLEQEGGERS
- a CDS encoding metal ABC transporter permease, whose translation is MNIVEKLFLYLNYPFVQYALIVGVLIALCSSLLGVTLVLKRFSFIGDGLSHVSFGALAIASILNLTDKMMLVLPITIICAILLLRTGQNTKIKGDAAIAMISVGALAFGYLLMNLFAKSSNLSGDVCSTLFGSTSILTLSKGEVWICTILSIIVLLIFIFFYHKIFDVTFDENFARAAGTKVDNYNLLIAIVIAIIIVLAMKLVGSLLISALIIFPALSAMRMFHSFKSVTICSAIFSVICATIGMVIAIVAGTPVGSTIVAVDVVAFFLSYIAGNVMGGRA